The Nostoc sp. NIES-3756 DNA window AATTCCATTTTTTGGACGCATTGCTGAAACCAGCATTTTAGAAGTTGATAAGGGACTAATAGAAGCTGCCGAAGCAATGGGGTGCAATTATTGGCAAATTGTGCTTAAAGTTTTAATTCCTGAAGCTTTGCCCTCATTGATATTAGGCATGACTATTTTGGTTGTGAGTTTACTTAATTCTTCCGCGATGGCTGGTGCTGTTGGTGGCGGTGGATTAGGTAATTTGGCAATTCAATACGGCTACCAACGCTTCGACGTAGGAGTCATGTTTTCTACCATTGTGGTTTTGATTGCATTAGTGCAAATTCTTCAATTTTTAGGTGATTTCATTGCCCAGCGTATGAGAAAACGCTGACCAAAAGTCGGAGCTTAAAGCAATTTAAAATTAACAATTACTAGATTCAGGATTTACAATTTACATCAATTACAAGTTTTATGAATACACGCCGCTTTTTCCTAACAGCTTTAGGCTCTCTTACTGCCTCTTTAATCGTTGCTAGTTGTAACCAGCAATCTGCTCAAACTCCCACTAACAATACACAAACCATTAGCCAGAAGGAGCAAAAAGAAGTCATTAAAGTTGGGGTAACTGGTATAGTTTCTCAAGATATTTTAAAATTTGTCAATAAGAATCTAGCTGAAAAAGAAGGCTTAGAAATTCAAGTTGTCACTTTTAACGATTGGATACAACCCAATACAGCTTTGCGCGATCAAGTAATAGATGCTAATTTTTTTCAGCACAAACCTTTCATGAATAATGCTGTTAAGGAACTCAAAATAAACTTAGTCCCATTGAATACTATTTATTTAAACACATTAGGACTTTTTTCTAAAAAAATTAAGTCAGTTAATGAAATTCCCCAAAATGCAACTGTAACTATTGCTAATGATGTGATTAATAATGACCGAGGGTTACGCTTATTAGCAGCTAATGGTTTAATTAAATTAAAAGAAAATGCTCCACAATTTGTTACTCAAAGAGATATTGCAGCTAACCCGAAAAATTTGCGAATCAAAGAGGTAGAGGGTGTACAAGTTGTTCGTGCTATTAATGATGTAGATTTTATCGTGTCTTCGGCTCAAACTGTGGCACTTGCAGGTATAGAACCTAATTCTATGGGCAAAGAAACAGCTAAGGATAAGAAATATGCTCTAGCATTAGTCACATTACAGGGCAAAGAAAACGAACCTAAGATTCAAAAGTTAAACCAGTTACTTGTTCATCCCAGTGTTAAAGAGTTTATCAATAATGAATACAAGGGAAGACTCATACCCGTTTTCTAGAGATGAATCAGGTTTTTGAGAGGATGCGATCAGCTACGCTGAGCGGAACGCCATCGCCACAAGAGTAAATTCCCATAAATCCTTGATCACACAGCGATTCTTCGCTTCCCGCACCTGCTCGTTCCCAGAGCGGTGCGGTTTCTGCTTATGGATAAAGTTGCTGTATATTACTCTGCTCCTGACTCTGAGAGGGTTTGAGGACATGACATCCATTTTTTTTGCTAAGTTTGCTTAAGCTTTGTGAAGAAGTATGTTATTTTATTAATTGTCTTAACTATGATTAGCTTTGGTATTTTCGAGCGAGCTGACAGCGATGGCGTTCCGTCTACTGTCGGCGATCGCTTTTATTTTTTAAGAGAAGTTAAATCAGAAATATAGTTGTTTGAAGTGGAATGAGTGCGATCGCAGTTTCGGTCATGTGAAAGCTTGACTCTTAGTTAAAACTCAGTATTCTTCCTGTGCCAGAAATGACTTGCCCAAGCCGTGGAAATTTGCCACAATAGAGCCAAATTTTCCACTACCAAGCAATAAATTATGCTAACGTCTGGTGTCATTCTGCGTAAACGTTATGAAATCATCTATATCCTGGGCAGTGGCGGATTTGGCGACACCTATTTAGCAGTAGATTTAGACCTACCCTATCAACCCAAGTGCGTAGTCAAACACCTCAAACCAAACTCCGACCCAGGTGTACTACAAATAGTTAGAAGATTATTTGACAGCGAAGCCCAAGTTTTATATCGGTTAGGCAATGATAGCGACCAAATACCCAGACTATTTGCCCACTTTGAAGAACAAAGCGAATTTTATCTAGTCCAAGAATTTGTAGATGGGGCAGACTTAAGTAAAGAAATCACTCCAGGTAAAAAGTTAACTGAGCAAGAAGTCACCAAGCTATTACAAGAAATCCTAGAAATATTAGCAGTAGTTCATAGAAAGAACATCATCCACCGCGACATTAAACCGCAGAATATTATGCGCCGCCATCAAGACAACAAAATAGTCCTGATTGACTTTGGTGCAGTTAAAGAAATTAATACCATGATGGTAAATAGCCAAAGTCAAACCAGTGTTAGCGTTGTGATTGGCACACATGGTTATATGCCAAGTGAACAAGCAGTTGGACAACCGAAATTATGCAGTGATGTCTATGCGGTAGGGATGTTAGCAATTTATGCTTTGACAGGTATCCAACCCCACGAACTACCAAAAGATCCTACTAATGGCGAGGTAATTTGGCTCAATTGGGCAAAGGTCAGCAAAAAATTGGCAGATGTTTTAACTAAGATGATCAGTTATCACTTTCGAGACAGATATCTTTCAGCAGAGGAAGCGTTACAAGCACTCAACCCACCACAACGAAGACAAGCGCCATCAAGAATTTCTAATACGCCTTCTCCTGTTTTAAAACGAAGACAAGCGCCACCAAGAATTTCTAATACGCCTTCTCCTGTTTCCGCCAATAACTTAAAAAGCTTTCAATTTGAAACGGTGACGGTAGATGCAAAAGGAAATATTACTAACCGCCGTAACCTGAAAGCAAAATATTTTGTCGAAGACTTAGGGAATGGTATCACCTTGGAAATGGTGCAGATACCAGGGGGAACATTTACTATGGGTTCACCGGAAGGGGAGAAATATAGACAAACAGATGAAAGTCCTCAGCATCAGGTGACAGTTCCCGGTTTCTTCATGGGGAGATATGCAGTTACCCAAGCACAGTATCAAGCAATTATGGGGACAAATCCTTCTAGATTCAAAGGTGAAAAGCGACCTGTAGAAAAGGTAAGTTGGGATGATGCGGTGGAGTTTTGCAAAAGATTGAGTCAGAAGACAGGAAAAACCTACAGGTTGCCCAGCGAAGCCGAATGGGAATATGCTTGTCGTGCAGGAACAACCACACCGTTTTATTTTGGCGAAACCATCACCACAGATTTAGTCAACTATCACGGTAGTTATCCCTATGGTGCTGCACCCAAAGGTGAATACCGTTTGCAAACAACAGATGTAGGAAAATTTCCGCCAAACTCTTTTGGTTTATACGATATGTGTGGTAATACATGGGAATGGTGTCAAGATTTATATAATGAGAGTTACCAAGGCGCGCCAACAGATGGTAGTACGTGGCTAAGTGGTAAAGATAATAACATAAAGCTGCTGCGTGGCGGTAGTTTGTACGTCTTCGCTGTTCATTGCCGTTCTGCCTATCGCCATAGAGATGCTATCACGAATCTTAGAGACAACGTTGGGTTTCGTGTGGTGGCTGTGGCGTGAGTATTCTTTACCCCATACACCTTTCCCTTTTTGCACTCTTAACTTCTTAATTAATATTAATTATAAGCTAGGATAAACATAAATCAGCAGTTAATTTTAATAGTTGCATTAATCCAAAATTGCAATATAGGAAAAAGAGCGTGCAAGCCATTCTTTTAAGCAGCGAAGAAGTCGGCAAACGAGCCAGGGCATTATATGACAATAACATTCGTCAGCAGGTAAAGACAGAAGAAAACATCGGTAAAATGGTAGTTATCGACATAGAAACAGGTGAATATGCAGTTGATAAAACAGGCATAGAATCAGCCCGTTATTTACGTCAAAAGAACCCATTGGCTAGACTTTATGGGATTTGCATTGGTTATAAGTTCGCTGTTTCTTTCTGTGGTGATATGGAGCGTGATGA harbors:
- a CDS encoding methionine ABC transporter permease, translating into MQGQELLESLLLATGETFYMVSISALVAILLGLPLGLFLVMTGPSNLLDFPQLHKVLGAIVNTGRSFPFIILLVVLTPLTRLIVGTSIGSTAALVPLTLAAIPFFGRIAETSILEVDKGLIEAAEAMGCNYWQIVLKVLIPEALPSLILGMTILVVSLLNSSAMAGAVGGGGLGNLAIQYGYQRFDVGVMFSTIVVLIALVQILQFLGDFIAQRMRKR
- a CDS encoding MetQ/NlpA family ABC transporter substrate-binding protein, which gives rise to MNTRRFFLTALGSLTASLIVASCNQQSAQTPTNNTQTISQKEQKEVIKVGVTGIVSQDILKFVNKNLAEKEGLEIQVVTFNDWIQPNTALRDQVIDANFFQHKPFMNNAVKELKINLVPLNTIYLNTLGLFSKKIKSVNEIPQNATVTIANDVINNDRGLRLLAANGLIKLKENAPQFVTQRDIAANPKNLRIKEVEGVQVVRAINDVDFIVSSAQTVALAGIEPNSMGKETAKDKKYALALVTLQGKENEPKIQKLNQLLVHPSVKEFINNEYKGRLIPVF
- a CDS encoding bifunctional serine/threonine-protein kinase/formylglycine-generating enzyme family protein translates to MLTSGVILRKRYEIIYILGSGGFGDTYLAVDLDLPYQPKCVVKHLKPNSDPGVLQIVRRLFDSEAQVLYRLGNDSDQIPRLFAHFEEQSEFYLVQEFVDGADLSKEITPGKKLTEQEVTKLLQEILEILAVVHRKNIIHRDIKPQNIMRRHQDNKIVLIDFGAVKEINTMMVNSQSQTSVSVVIGTHGYMPSEQAVGQPKLCSDVYAVGMLAIYALTGIQPHELPKDPTNGEVIWLNWAKVSKKLADVLTKMISYHFRDRYLSAEEALQALNPPQRRQAPSRISNTPSPVLKRRQAPPRISNTPSPVSANNLKSFQFETVTVDAKGNITNRRNLKAKYFVEDLGNGITLEMVQIPGGTFTMGSPEGEKYRQTDESPQHQVTVPGFFMGRYAVTQAQYQAIMGTNPSRFKGEKRPVEKVSWDDAVEFCKRLSQKTGKTYRLPSEAEWEYACRAGTTTPFYFGETITTDLVNYHGSYPYGAAPKGEYRLQTTDVGKFPPNSFGLYDMCGNTWEWCQDLYNESYQGAPTDGSTWLSGKDNNIKLLRGGSLYVFAVHCRSAYRHRDAITNLRDNVGFRVVAVA